A DNA window from Trichosurus vulpecula isolate mTriVul1 chromosome 2, mTriVul1.pri, whole genome shotgun sequence contains the following coding sequences:
- the LOC118836825 gene encoding olfactory receptor 145-like: MALENASSVTEFILAGLTDQSELQLPLFLLFIGTYVITIVGNVGLIILIWVNSQLHTPMYYFLFNLSFIDLCYSSVFTPKMLMNFVLTENIISYSGCMAQLFFFCFFVVSENYVLTIMAYDRYVAICNPLLYNVTMSNQVCSLLLVGAFIMGFATAMAHTGCMLRLSFCDANIINHYMCDILPVLQLSCTSTYVNELVVFIVVGIDIIVPSVTIFTSYTLILSSILKISSTEGRSKAFSTCSSHIIVITVYFGSASFMYLKPSLSASGDQGKVSSIFYTNMVPMLNPILYSLRNKDVKIALRKTMKGRIFSRIGTGFS; encoded by the coding sequence ATGGCTTTGGAAAATGCCTCTTCAGTGACTGAATTCATCCTTGCAGGCTTAACAGATCAATCAGAGCTTCAGCTACCCCTATTCCTCCTGTTTATTGGGACCTATGTGATCACTATAGTGGGAAACGTGGGACTGATCATTTTAATCTGGGTGAATTCTCAGCTTCACACTCCTATGTACTATTTCCTCTTCAACTTATCTTTCATAGATCTCTGCTACTCCTCTGTCTTTACTCCGAAAATGTTGATGAATTTTGTCCTAACAGAAAACATCATCTCTTATTCAGGGTGTATGGCTCagctctttttcttctgtttttttgttgtttctgaaaACTATGTGTTGACAATAATGGCTTATGATCGTTATGTTGCCATCTGTAATCCTTTGCTGTATAATGTTACTATGTCTAATCAGGTGTGTTCATTGCTATTGGTTGGGGCATTTATAATGGGGTTTGCTACTGCGATGGCCCACACTGGATGCATGCTGAGACTGTCCTTCTGTGATGCCAACATCATAAACCACTATATGTGTGACATACTCCCTGTCCTCCAGCTGTCCTGCACAAGCACCTATGTCAATGAGCTGGTGGTTTTCATTGTTGTGGGCATTGACATCATAGTGCCTAGTGTCACCATCTTCACCTCTTATACTCTCATCCTGTCCAGTATCCTGAAAATCAGCTCCACTGAAGGCAGGTCCAAAGCCTTCAGCACCTGCAGCTCCCACATAATTGTGATCACTGTTTATTTTGGGTCAGCTTCATTCATGTATCTCAAGCCATCTTTATCAGCATCTGGGGACCAGGGCAAAGTTTCTTCAATCTTTTATACAAATATGGTGCCCATGCTAAACCCCATCCTTTATAGTCTGAGGAATAAAGATGTTAAGATTGCCTTGAGGAAAACCATGAAAGGAAGAATATTTTCCAGAATAGGAACAGGATTTTCATAA